A single genomic interval of Anaerobacillus sp. CMMVII harbors:
- a CDS encoding GerMN domain-containing protein, protein MRKSYRAGVPALIALSIIVSGCSLGAEKTMNETDPPPVSYVDESVSFDTDVETDAEETSKEMVTETTMRELYLIDQNGLIAPQALPLPKSEGVAKQALEYLVQDGPVTQLLPNGFQAVLPAGTEIFGVNIKEGVAIADFSEQFKEYRPEDELKILQSITWTLTQFDSVETVKIRINGYDQEVMPVNGTPIGEGFSRSNGINMETNNIVDISNSKSVTLYFLAQNGENVYYVPVTRRINANEDQYQAVVTQLLAGPSNFSNLLTDFLQGVELIEAPRYANGVVTVNFNEALLNHIDGTAISEERLNLLVLSLTEQSGVEKVAIEVNGDNKILMATGEFLSEPVGRPLKVNSGKY, encoded by the coding sequence ATGCGAAAAAGTTACAGAGCAGGCGTACCAGCACTTATTGCTCTATCAATTATTGTATCTGGTTGTAGTCTTGGTGCCGAAAAAACGATGAATGAGACTGACCCACCACCTGTTAGTTATGTCGATGAAAGTGTTTCCTTTGACACGGATGTCGAGACTGATGCCGAAGAAACTAGTAAAGAGATGGTGACTGAAACGACGATGAGAGAGCTTTATCTCATTGACCAAAATGGATTAATAGCTCCACAAGCTCTACCATTACCAAAGTCTGAAGGAGTGGCAAAGCAAGCGTTAGAATACTTAGTTCAAGACGGGCCGGTAACGCAATTATTACCAAATGGATTTCAAGCAGTTCTACCTGCAGGAACTGAAATTTTCGGAGTCAATATTAAAGAAGGTGTCGCTATTGCCGATTTTTCGGAACAATTCAAAGAATATCGGCCAGAAGATGAACTGAAAATTTTACAGTCAATTACATGGACATTAACACAATTTGATAGTGTTGAAACCGTAAAAATTCGTATCAATGGATATGATCAGGAGGTAATGCCAGTTAACGGTACTCCGATCGGGGAAGGCTTTAGTCGTTCAAATGGGATTAACATGGAAACTAATAACATTGTTGATATTTCAAATAGTAAAAGTGTGACCTTATACTTCCTTGCCCAAAATGGCGAGAATGTGTACTATGTTCCGGTCACGAGAAGAATTAATGCAAATGAAGACCAATACCAAGCTGTTGTAACCCAACTCTTAGCAGGTCCTTCTAATTTTTCAAATCTATTAACAGATTTTCTACAGGGGGTAGAGCTCATTGAGGCTCCACGTTATGCAAATGGAGTAGTTACAGTGAATTTTAATGAAGCTTTACTCAACCATATTGATGGGACGGCTATTAGCGAAGAACGATTAAATCTTTTAGTTCTATCTTTAACAGAACAATCAGGTGTTGAAAAAGTAGCAATTGAGGTAAATGGAGATAATAAAATCCTAATGGCTACAGGAGAATTTTTATCAGAACCTGTGGGAAGACCTCTTAAAGTTAACTCAGGAAAGTACTAA
- the ilvB gene encoding acetolactate synthase large subunit — protein MMTGSAMLIEALKQEEVDVIFGYPGGAILPTFDEIYKDGIRHILARHEQGAIHAAEGYTRISGKPGVVVVTSGPGATNVVTGIADAMMDSLPLVVFSGQVATSVIGTDAFQESDVIGITMPITKHNYQVRNVNDLPRIIKEAFHIATTGRPGPVLIDLPKDVSLETGLFDYSKEVNLPGYQPTIMPNKLQIRKLVEAVSSAKKPVLLVGAGVLHAKGSENLLEYAEQQQIPVASTLLGLGAFPGTHELFLGMAGMHGTYSANMAIYECDLLISIGSRFDDRVTGNLQKFAPHAKVAHIDIDPAEIGKNIETQIPIVADAKEALKELVAQNGLKGQNSVWNEDLKQLKLEYPLWYTEDPTVIKPQQLIERIYEKTNGEAIVTTDVGQHQMWTAQFFKFNKPNRWVTSGGLGTMGFGFPAAIGAQLAAPNTPVIAVMGDAGFQMTLQELSLLQEMNLPVKLVVVNNASLGMVRQWQQLFFEERYSNSLFPVQPDFVKLAEAYNIKGMRVDHVADLDRAVEEMLNHDGPVLVDFRVASKENVYPMVAPGAGLHEMIGVKPE, from the coding sequence ATGATGACAGGGTCAGCAATGTTGATTGAAGCCTTAAAGCAAGAAGAGGTCGATGTTATCTTTGGTTATCCTGGGGGAGCGATCTTACCTACCTTTGATGAGATTTATAAGGATGGTATTCGTCACATATTAGCCCGACACGAACAAGGAGCCATCCATGCTGCTGAAGGGTATACAAGGATTTCAGGTAAACCTGGAGTAGTTGTAGTGACCTCAGGTCCAGGTGCCACGAATGTTGTCACAGGTATTGCCGATGCCATGATGGACTCCCTACCACTCGTTGTTTTCAGTGGGCAAGTTGCGACATCAGTAATTGGTACAGATGCTTTTCAAGAGTCCGATGTAATTGGAATTACAATGCCGATTACCAAACATAATTATCAAGTACGTAATGTGAATGACCTCCCTAGAATTATTAAAGAAGCTTTTCACATTGCAACAACAGGTAGACCAGGACCGGTTCTTATCGATCTTCCTAAAGATGTGTCCCTTGAAACAGGTTTGTTTGACTATAGTAAAGAGGTTAATTTACCTGGATATCAACCAACGATCATGCCGAATAAACTTCAAATTAGAAAGCTAGTCGAAGCCGTTAGTAGTGCTAAAAAACCTGTTCTATTAGTTGGAGCTGGGGTCTTACATGCCAAAGGGTCTGAAAATCTACTAGAATACGCCGAGCAGCAACAAATTCCTGTAGCTTCTACATTATTAGGATTAGGAGCTTTTCCTGGAACCCATGAGTTATTTTTAGGTATGGCTGGGATGCATGGAACGTATTCAGCCAATATGGCGATCTATGAATGTGATTTGTTAATTAGTATTGGAAGTCGCTTTGATGACCGAGTCACTGGTAATCTACAAAAATTTGCCCCTCATGCTAAGGTGGCACATATTGATATAGACCCCGCAGAAATCGGCAAAAATATTGAAACACAAATTCCAATTGTTGCTGATGCAAAAGAAGCTTTGAAAGAATTAGTTGCCCAAAATGGTTTGAAAGGACAAAATTCAGTTTGGAATGAGGATTTAAAACAATTAAAACTAGAATATCCACTTTGGTATACAGAAGATCCAACTGTCATCAAGCCTCAACAGCTAATTGAGCGCATTTATGAAAAGACAAACGGTGAGGCAATTGTTACTACTGATGTAGGGCAACATCAAATGTGGACTGCACAATTTTTTAAGTTCAATAAACCTAATCGTTGGGTTACCTCTGGTGGTTTAGGGACAATGGGCTTCGGTTTTCCAGCTGCGATTGGCGCTCAATTAGCAGCACCTAATACCCCTGTAATTGCAGTAATGGGGGATGCGGGATTCCAAATGACACTCCAAGAGTTGTCATTGCTCCAAGAAATGAATTTACCAGTCAAACTTGTTGTTGTAAACAATGCTTCATTAGGAATGGTACGACAGTGGCAGCAGTTGTTTTTTGAAGAACGATACTCAAACTCACTTTTTCCAGTACAACCGGATTTCGTAAAGCTTGCAGAAGCTTACAATATTAAAGGGATGCGAGTCGATCATGTCGCAGACTTAGACAGAGCTGTAGAAGAAATGTTAAATCATGATGGGCCAGTGTTAGTTGATTTCCGTGTAGCATCTAAGGAGAATGTCTACCCGATGGTTGCGCCTGGTGCGGGGTTACATGAAATGATTGGGGTGAAACCAGAATGA
- the rph gene encoding ribonuclease PH yields MRVDGRQLDELRPVHIETEYIKHPEGSVLITVGDTKVICTASIEERVPPFMRNQGKGWITAEYSMLPRATEQRTIRESSKGKVTGRTMEIQRLIGRALRSVVDLDKIGERTIWIDCDVIQADGGTRTASITGAFVAMVLAVEKYMAAGKIVKFPIKNYLAAVSVGVDPKIGEILDLNYLEDSSADVDMNVIMTGNGQFVELQGTGEEATFSREQLNQLLDLAHKGINELFIEQRKAIGSFADKIATLPKLEG; encoded by the coding sequence ATGCGAGTTGACGGACGTCAATTAGATGAATTAAGACCAGTACATATAGAAACTGAATATATAAAACATCCTGAAGGATCAGTATTAATTACAGTTGGTGACACAAAAGTGATCTGCACTGCAAGTATAGAAGAACGGGTCCCACCATTCATGCGAAATCAAGGGAAAGGTTGGATCACAGCAGAATATTCGATGTTACCAAGAGCAACAGAGCAAAGGACCATTCGCGAGTCATCTAAAGGTAAAGTTACAGGTAGAACGATGGAAATTCAACGTCTAATCGGTAGGGCTCTTAGGTCGGTAGTTGACCTTGATAAAATTGGAGAACGCACAATTTGGATCGATTGTGACGTTATACAGGCTGATGGTGGTACGCGAACAGCCTCGATCACAGGGGCGTTTGTTGCAATGGTGTTGGCGGTGGAAAAGTATATGGCAGCTGGAAAAATAGTGAAATTCCCAATAAAAAATTACTTAGCTGCAGTATCCGTTGGCGTTGATCCAAAGATCGGAGAAATCCTTGATCTAAACTACCTTGAAGATTCGAGTGCTGATGTTGACATGAATGTCATTATGACAGGTAATGGACAGTTTGTGGAACTTCAAGGAACGGGTGAAGAGGCAACTTTTTCTAGAGAACAACTTAATCAGTTGCTTGATCTAGCTCATAAAGGAATTAACGAGCTGTTTATAGAACAAAGAAAAGCAATAGGTTCTTTTGCAGACAAAATTGCCACTCTGCCTAAACTTGAAGGGTAG
- the leuB gene encoding 3-isopropylmalate dehydrogenase, whose product MNKKITVIPGDGIGPEVIRSAIKVLDCIAAKFNHEFTYQYAKLGGVAIDEEGTPLPQRTIDLCKDSDGVLLGAVGGPKWDTLPGSLRPEKGLLGIRKALQLYANLRPVKAHKSLLDASTLKKEVVEGVDLLIVRELTGGLYFGQPQERRHEADGEAVVDTLYYKKSEIERIVKQAFELARLRNKKVTSVDKANVLESSRLWREVAVEVAGNYPDIELEHMLVDNAAMQLIRNPKQFDVVVTENMFGDILSDEASMLTGSLGMLPSASIGGDGPGLYEPIHGSAPDIAGKNIANPLATILSVAMMLRFSFHWIEEADAIEEAVTNVLEAGYRTGDIAEKGETILNTDEMTEKVLENIHLAITN is encoded by the coding sequence ATGAACAAAAAAATCACAGTCATTCCAGGCGATGGAATTGGACCAGAGGTTATTAGATCAGCTATTAAGGTATTAGACTGCATTGCGGCAAAGTTTAATCACGAGTTTACGTATCAATACGCGAAATTAGGTGGAGTTGCAATAGATGAAGAAGGCACACCGCTTCCTCAAAGGACAATTGACCTATGTAAAGATAGTGATGGTGTTCTTCTTGGAGCAGTAGGAGGACCAAAGTGGGATACATTACCTGGCTCATTAAGACCAGAAAAAGGATTATTAGGTATTCGTAAAGCATTACAACTGTATGCAAATCTACGTCCAGTTAAGGCTCATAAGAGTCTACTAGATGCGTCAACACTTAAAAAAGAAGTAGTTGAAGGGGTAGATTTATTGATCGTCCGTGAGTTAACAGGAGGACTATACTTTGGTCAACCTCAAGAACGTCGTCATGAAGCAGATGGAGAAGCGGTGGTTGACACACTCTATTACAAAAAATCCGAGATTGAAAGAATTGTGAAGCAAGCGTTTGAATTAGCTCGACTTAGAAATAAAAAGGTTACATCTGTTGATAAGGCCAACGTCCTCGAATCGAGTAGATTATGGCGCGAAGTCGCAGTTGAGGTGGCTGGGAACTATCCTGATATTGAGCTAGAGCATATGCTCGTTGATAATGCTGCTATGCAACTAATCCGTAATCCGAAGCAATTTGATGTCGTTGTAACAGAGAATATGTTTGGTGACATTTTAAGTGATGAAGCATCCATGCTTACAGGTTCGTTAGGAATGCTTCCATCGGCGAGTATAGGTGGAGATGGACCTGGACTTTATGAGCCAATTCATGGTTCTGCTCCTGACATTGCCGGAAAAAATATCGCAAATCCTCTTGCAACCATATTATCAGTAGCTATGATGTTACGCTTTTCGTTCCATTGGATCGAAGAAGCTGATGCTATCGAAGAAGCAGTTACCAATGTGCTTGAAGCAGGATATCGAACCGGCGACATAGCTGAAAAAGGAGAAACGATCTTAAATACAGATGAGATGACTGAGAAAGTGCTTGAGAATATACATTTGGCGATAACGAATTAA
- the ilvN gene encoding acetolactate synthase small subunit gives MKRIITATVNNVSGVLNRVTGMLARRNYNIESITVGHTENPAISRMTFVVIVDNKRSVEQVIKQLNKQVDVLKVSDITDESIVSRELALIKVFVTAQQRGELAAIINPFRAVILDVGRETMTVQVTGDQQKIEALIDLLHPYGIKEIARTGITAFKRGHKLSGSEQRISLIN, from the coding sequence ATGAAAAGGATTATTACAGCAACGGTAAATAATGTATCTGGTGTGTTAAATCGAGTGACTGGGATGCTTGCCAGAAGAAATTATAACATCGAAAGCATAACCGTTGGTCACACAGAAAATCCAGCAATTTCAAGAATGACATTTGTTGTGATCGTAGATAACAAAAGAAGTGTTGAGCAGGTAATTAAACAATTAAACAAACAAGTGGATGTTTTGAAGGTATCAGATATTACCGATGAATCGATCGTCTCGAGAGAACTTGCCTTAATAAAAGTTTTTGTAACAGCTCAACAACGAGGAGAACTTGCTGCCATCATTAATCCATTTCGTGCTGTTATCTTGGACGTTGGACGAGAAACAATGACTGTTCAAGTCACAGGGGATCAACAAAAAATTGAAGCTTTAATTGATTTGCTTCATCCATACGGAATTAAAGAAATAGCGAGAACAGGGATTACTGCCTTTAAACGTGGTCATAAGCTTTCTGGTAGTGAACAAAGAATATCATTAATAAACTAA
- a CDS encoding transposase produces the protein MRTKNRLVADEVKYFKPELSNCPTCQSKLEYCHTVSKKTISTLDGVKTIVNMGYRCSNAECENGSTVFRSAQAEHLSIKHITYGTDVLAFVGELRFKEHKTRMEIMNILNEHGVVVSERHVQKLYERYTVLLRASAEENSKKILKETVDAHGGIILSMDGVQPEKGNETLYVIREVLSGTILAAKNVKSSSTEELMEFIKPVLEYGFPILGFVSDGQKSIRLAFEKLSPKTPYQYCQFHYLKDIAKPVVDKDRKLKTNIKKKLRGIREIEKKALTEDTLESETTLAYTAAIRSVLLEDGCPPLELPGVKVYEQTKQIKESLEKCLDKKGASCTRKDVQNSQ, from the coding sequence GTGCGTACAAAAAATCGTTTAGTTGCTGATGAAGTGAAGTATTTTAAACCTGAATTATCTAATTGCCCAACCTGCCAATCTAAGTTGGAGTATTGTCATACAGTTTCGAAGAAAACTATCTCTACCCTTGACGGAGTTAAAACCATCGTTAATATGGGGTATCGTTGTTCTAACGCTGAGTGCGAGAATGGTTCTACCGTATTTCGTTCAGCTCAAGCTGAGCACCTGAGTATAAAACACATTACATACGGTACTGATGTATTGGCTTTTGTAGGAGAACTTCGTTTTAAAGAGCACAAAACTCGGATGGAGATAATGAACATTCTTAACGAACATGGGGTCGTTGTATCGGAACGCCATGTCCAAAAGCTTTATGAGCGATATACTGTTTTACTCCGAGCTAGCGCTGAGGAAAACAGTAAAAAAATTCTTAAAGAAACGGTTGATGCCCACGGTGGTATCATTCTTTCCATGGATGGTGTTCAGCCAGAAAAGGGAAATGAAACACTCTACGTTATTAGAGAGGTTTTGAGTGGGACAATCTTAGCTGCTAAAAACGTGAAAAGTAGCTCCACCGAAGAACTAATGGAATTTATTAAACCTGTATTGGAATATGGTTTTCCTATACTTGGTTTTGTTAGCGATGGTCAAAAATCAATACGTCTCGCATTTGAAAAACTTTCACCTAAAACTCCATATCAATATTGTCAGTTTCATTATTTAAAAGACATCGCAAAGCCAGTTGTCGATAAAGATAGGAAATTAAAAACAAACATTAAGAAGAAGTTACGTGGAATTCGTGAAATAGAAAAAAAGGCGCTAACAGAAGATACATTAGAGTCGGAGACTACTCTAGCATACACCGCAGCTATACGTTCAGTCTTGCTAGAAGATGGTTGCCCACCTTTGGAACTTCCAGGTGTAAAGGTTTATGAACAGACAAAGCAGATTAAAGAATCTCTTGAAAAATGTCTGGATAAAAAAGGGGCTTCTTGCACTCGAAAAGATGTTCAGAATAGTCAGTAA
- a CDS encoding XTP/dITP diphosphatase: MKVLLIATKNKGKVREFEDLFAKFGYQVQSLLEMGDSIDVVEDGVTFQENAIKKAETIASEFRIPTLADDSGLIVDALDGRPGVYSARYAGEEKDDQANLEKVLTELEDVPELERTARFHCSLALAIPGKETIVVDGTCEGVITREPRGEHGFGYDPIMYIPSMDKTMAQLTKQEKNMISHRSNALKKLQEQLSEVF; encoded by the coding sequence TTGAAAGTTCTCTTAATTGCAACAAAAAATAAAGGAAAGGTCAGAGAATTTGAGGACCTGTTTGCAAAGTTCGGCTACCAAGTTCAATCACTGTTAGAGATGGGTGATTCTATCGATGTGGTAGAGGATGGAGTTACCTTCCAAGAAAATGCAATAAAAAAAGCTGAAACAATCGCTAGTGAGTTCCGAATACCAACTTTAGCCGATGATTCAGGATTAATTGTTGATGCCCTTGATGGACGTCCAGGAGTCTATTCAGCTCGATATGCAGGTGAAGAGAAAGATGATCAGGCTAATCTAGAAAAAGTGTTAACTGAGTTAGAAGATGTTCCCGAACTAGAACGTACAGCAAGATTTCATTGTTCATTAGCATTGGCAATTCCAGGAAAAGAAACGATTGTCGTTGATGGAACATGTGAAGGAGTAATAACAAGAGAGCCGAGAGGTGAGCATGGGTTTGGGTATGACCCGATTATGTACATTCCCTCGATGGATAAGACGATGGCACAGCTAACCAAACAAGAAAAAAATATGATCAGTCATCGATCTAATGCTTTAAAGAAATTACAAGAACAACTGTCGGAAGTTTTCTAG
- a CDS encoding metallophosphoesterase family protein produces the protein MKLLIISDSHGLQDELFGVFDRHAKEVDKIIHCGDSELSKDAFISYDNLLIVRGNCDYDASFNDEINTDVMGLKIFLVHGHLHNVKSSAVNLSYRAEELNAKLVCYGHTHVAISFQENGIIYINPGSFRLPRKRIERSYAILNYQQDEATVNYYDHLGKEILDLKNSFVLL, from the coding sequence ATGAAGCTGTTAATAATAAGCGATAGTCATGGATTACAAGATGAGCTCTTTGGAGTATTTGATAGACATGCAAAAGAAGTTGATAAGATCATACATTGTGGAGATTCCGAGCTAAGTAAAGATGCATTCATATCTTATGATAATTTGCTTATTGTAAGGGGGAACTGTGATTATGACGCTAGCTTTAATGACGAAATAAATACAGATGTGATGGGATTAAAGATCTTTTTAGTTCATGGCCATCTTCATAATGTTAAGTCTTCAGCAGTAAACCTTTCTTATCGAGCTGAAGAGTTAAATGCAAAATTAGTTTGCTACGGACATACTCATGTAGCAATTTCATTTCAGGAGAATGGAATTATCTATATAAATCCAGGTAGTTTTCGACTACCTAGAAAACGGATTGAACGAAGCTACGCTATTTTAAATTATCAGCAAGATGAAGCAACAGTTAATTATTATGATCATTTAGGTAAAGAGATTTTAGACTTGAAAAATAGTTTTGTTTTGTTGTAA
- the ilvC gene encoding ketol-acid reductoisomerase — protein MAKVYYNGDVNEAVLQGKKVAVIGYGSQGHAHALNLVESGVDVVVGLRKGGSWDKAVADGHTVLPVKDAAAVADLIMVLLPDEYQPKIYKEEIEPNLTAGKALVFAHGFNVHFSQIVPPANVDVFLVAPKGPGHLVRRTYTEGAGVPGLIAVYQDATGEAKELALAYAKQIGAARAGVLETTFQEETETDLFGEQAVLCGGTSALVKAGFETLVEAGYQPEVAYFECLHELKLIVDLMYESGLEGMRYSISDTAQWGDFVSGPRIVTDQTKQAMKDILTDIQTGKFAKGWILENQANRPEFNAINAREKQHPIEVVGRELREMMPFVKAKVKGVVTSAKN, from the coding sequence ATGGCAAAGGTATATTATAACGGAGATGTAAATGAAGCAGTATTACAAGGAAAAAAAGTGGCAGTCATTGGCTATGGGTCTCAGGGTCATGCTCATGCTTTAAATTTAGTGGAAAGTGGAGTAGATGTTGTAGTTGGACTAAGAAAAGGTGGATCTTGGGATAAAGCTGTAGCGGATGGTCATACGGTGTTACCGGTTAAAGATGCTGCAGCCGTGGCAGATTTAATTATGGTCCTTTTACCAGATGAGTATCAACCAAAGATTTATAAAGAAGAGATTGAACCGAATTTAACAGCAGGGAAGGCACTAGTATTCGCGCATGGATTTAATGTTCACTTTAGCCAGATTGTTCCGCCAGCAAATGTGGATGTATTTTTAGTGGCGCCAAAAGGTCCAGGTCACTTGGTGCGTAGAACATACACAGAGGGAGCAGGGGTACCTGGTTTAATCGCTGTATATCAAGATGCTACTGGTGAAGCAAAAGAACTAGCGCTTGCTTATGCTAAACAAATTGGTGCAGCTCGTGCAGGTGTATTAGAAACAACGTTCCAAGAAGAAACGGAAACTGATCTTTTCGGAGAACAAGCAGTTCTTTGTGGTGGAACATCAGCCTTAGTAAAAGCTGGGTTTGAGACATTAGTAGAAGCTGGTTATCAACCAGAAGTTGCTTATTTTGAATGCTTACATGAATTAAAATTAATCGTCGATCTTATGTACGAAAGTGGTCTAGAAGGAATGCGCTACTCAATTTCAGATACTGCCCAGTGGGGTGACTTTGTATCGGGTCCGCGTATCGTAACTGATCAAACGAAGCAAGCGATGAAAGATATTTTAACTGATATCCAAACCGGTAAATTCGCAAAAGGTTGGATTTTAGAAAACCAAGCAAATCGTCCTGAGTTTAACGCGATTAATGCAAGGGAAAAGCAACATCCAATTGAAGTTGTGGGGAGAGAACTTCGTGAGATGATGCCATTTGTAAAGGCAAAAGTAAAAGGTGTGGTGACAAGTGCGAAAAATTAA
- a CDS encoding endonuclease domain-containing protein, which yields MILIVLEYLFLTIIFITLYYVGINQKRKKRIIPVKDLRHKCTCEVERLLYDGLIKHGVYVTPAVQLGVCSIPLALEQYKVAIFFYPKQPTAILRRLIVKHKELYLRSTGWKVLKFSNEAIQANFDGVIQMVLNTEKIKKI from the coding sequence ATGATCTTAATAGTTTTGGAATATCTTTTTTTAACAATAATATTTATAACGTTATACTACGTCGGGATAAACCAGAAAAGAAAAAAAAGAATTATCCCGGTAAAAGATTTACGGCACAAGTGTACATGCGAGGTAGAAAGACTACTGTACGATGGATTAATCAAACATGGCGTCTATGTTACGCCAGCAGTTCAACTAGGGGTATGTTCAATCCCCTTAGCTTTAGAGCAGTACAAAGTAGCGATATTCTTTTACCCAAAACAGCCTACAGCTATTCTAAGACGCTTGATCGTGAAACATAAGGAACTATATTTGAGAAGTACAGGATGGAAAGTCTTGAAATTTTCCAATGAAGCCATTCAAGCGAATTTTGATGGTGTCATTCAAATGGTCTTGAATACCGAAAAAATCAAGAAAATATAA
- the ilvD gene encoding dihydroxy-acid dehydratase, which translates to MRSDMIKKGVDRAPHRSLLRATGVSEEDMNKPFIGVCNSYIDIIPGHMHLNEFAKVVKEAIREAGGIPFEFNTIGVDDGIAMGHIGMRYSLPSREIICDAAETVINAHWFDGVFYIPNCDKITPGMLMAAVRTNVPSVFVTGGPMEAGRTKDGKSLSLASVFEGVGAFQSGKMSREELLEIESSACPTCGSCSGMFTANSMNCLMEMVGMALPGNGTIVATSDDRKKLIKDAAKHLMNLIEKDIKPRDIITKEAIDDAFALDMAMGGSTNTVLHTLAIANEAEIDYDLTRINEVAERVPYLSKISPASDYSMQDVHAAGGVSAIIKELCSIEGAIHPERITITGKSLFENVKDAEITNDEVIRRKDNPYSPVGGLSILFGNIAPDGAVIKVGGVDPSIQTFDGEAIVFNSQDEALEGINNGSVREGHVVVIRYEGPKGGPGMPEMLAPTSSIMGRGLGTKVALITDGRFSGASRGVSIGHISPEAADGGPIAFIENGDRIVIDLPNRTLHLDVLEEVLTSRKKSWVEPEPKVKKGYLARYSKLVTSANTGGVMKY; encoded by the coding sequence ATGCGTAGTGATATGATTAAAAAAGGTGTTGACCGTGCACCGCATCGTAGTTTATTGAGAGCAACAGGTGTGAGTGAAGAAGACATGAATAAACCATTTATTGGTGTTTGTAATTCTTATATCGATATCATACCTGGGCACATGCATTTAAATGAATTTGCTAAGGTTGTCAAAGAAGCCATACGCGAGGCTGGAGGTATACCATTTGAGTTTAATACCATCGGTGTCGATGATGGGATAGCAATGGGCCATATCGGAATGCGTTATTCATTACCGTCTAGAGAAATCATTTGTGACGCAGCAGAAACAGTTATCAATGCTCATTGGTTCGATGGAGTTTTCTATATTCCTAACTGTGACAAGATTACACCTGGAATGTTAATGGCGGCTGTTCGCACGAATGTCCCTTCAGTATTTGTGACAGGAGGACCAATGGAAGCTGGGCGAACGAAAGATGGCAAAAGTCTATCACTTGCTTCTGTATTCGAAGGTGTTGGCGCTTTTCAGTCGGGTAAAATGTCACGAGAAGAACTGTTAGAAATTGAGTCATCAGCATGTCCAACATGTGGTTCTTGCTCTGGTATGTTTACAGCTAATTCTATGAACTGTTTAATGGAAATGGTTGGAATGGCCTTACCTGGTAATGGAACAATTGTTGCTACATCAGATGATCGTAAGAAATTAATTAAAGATGCTGCAAAACACTTAATGAATTTAATCGAAAAAGACATAAAGCCTAGAGATATCATAACAAAAGAAGCTATTGATGATGCTTTTGCGTTAGATATGGCAATGGGTGGATCAACAAATACGGTGCTTCACACTTTAGCTATCGCAAATGAAGCCGAAATTGATTACGATCTAACGCGAATAAATGAAGTAGCAGAACGGGTTCCTTATTTATCGAAAATTAGTCCTGCATCAGACTACTCAATGCAAGATGTACATGCAGCTGGTGGAGTTAGTGCCATTATTAAAGAGCTTTGTTCAATCGAAGGGGCTATTCACCCTGAGAGGATTACGATTACAGGAAAATCATTGTTTGAAAACGTCAAAGATGCTGAAATTACAAATGATGAAGTCATTCGTCGTAAGGATAACCCTTATAGTCCTGTTGGTGGTTTATCAATATTATTTGGAAATATTGCCCCAGATGGTGCTGTAATCAAGGTTGGAGGTGTAGATCCAAGTATTCAAACTTTTGATGGCGAAGCGATCGTTTTTAACTCTCAAGATGAGGCATTAGAAGGGATAAACAATGGCTCTGTTAGAGAAGGCCATGTTGTTGTTATTAGATACGAGGGACCAAAAGGTGGCCCAGGTATGCCGGAAATGTTAGCTCCAACTTCATCGATTATGGGAAGGGGACTAGGCACCAAGGTAGCCTTAATTACAGATGGAAGATTTTCTGGAGCCTCAAGAGGAGTCTCGATTGGTCACATTTCCCCGGAAGCAGCAGATGGAGGGCCGATTGCCTTTATTGAAAATGGTGACAGAATCGTTATCGATTTACCGAACCGAACACTTCATTTAGATGTCTTAGAAGAAGTATTAACAAGTCGAAAGAAATCCTGGGTTGAACCAGAGCCTAAAGTGAAAAAAGGTTATTTAGCTCGTTATTCAAAGCTCGTAACCTCTGCAAATACTGGTGGAGTTATGAAATATTAA